GAGGACGGCGGGCGGGATCACGGTGACTGTGCCGGGGAACCGGGCGCTGGTGCCGTCGGGGTGGTACATGCTGTTCGTGACGGACGACAGGGGGACACCCTCGGAGGGGGTGTGGGTCGAGGTGCCGTAGGCGTACGGGCGGTGTGGGGCGTCCCGTGATCGAGGCGACTCCCCTCGCTCGCCCCCGCGCCGCTACTTCGTCGCCCGGGCCAGACCGAGTGCGTACTGCGGCCACCAGGCGCCCGCCTTCGGGCCGCCCCTGCAGTCGCCGTCGGACTCGCCGGGCCGCTTGATCCAGAGGTACGCGTCGACCAGTGCGTCCCCCGTGTCGGTCGTCGGCGGCTCGCCGAGCGCACGGCCGGGCGGGTTGCACCAGCTCTCCTCGGGCGCGCCGCCGCTGTACGGGCCGTTGCCGTTGCGGCTGGTGTCGATGACGAACGGCTTGTCGCCGACCCTCGCCGAGAGCCGCTTGCCGAAGTCCGTACTGACCGCCGTGGTCTGGAAGTTGGAGACGTTGACGGCAAAGCCGTCGGCCGCTTCGATGCCCGCCCGCCGCAGCGGCTGGTGGAGCGCGTCGGGGGTGCGCCAGCCCGCATTGCCCGCGTCCATGTAGACGCGGGTGTCCGGCTGCCGCTTGAGCCGCTCGACGGCCCCCTTCAGCAGGTCGTACCGCTCCTCGTGGAACTCCTGCGGCGTGCACCCGTCGACCATGTGCAGCAGCGCGTCCGGCTCCAGGACGACCGTGGCGCGCCGGTCGCCGATGCCCCGGGCGACGCCCTCCAGCCAGGCCCGGTACGCGCGGCCGTCGGCGGCGCCGCCCCTGGAGAACTGTCCGCAGTCGCGGTGCGGGATGTTGTAGAGGACCAGCAGCGCTTCCCTGCCGGTCTTTTCGGCCGCTTCCGTGACGCCCTTGACCTCGGCCTCGGGGTGGTCGGGGCCGATCCACTCCCCGACGGGCTGCCGCGCGATCTTCTCGATCAGACCGGCGCTCTCCCCGTCCCCGTCCTCGGTGTACGCGGCGACCTGCCGGGCCGCGTTCCCGTCGGGGTTTACCCAGTACGGGTCGCCTGCCTCGGCACGCCCCGATGACGAGGTGCACCCCGCGAGCAGCAGCACGGCTCCGGCCATGGCCACCGCGCCCGACCGGCCGTTGTGCCTGCCGTGCATCCACTCCCCCTCGGTGCGACGGCGGTCCCCTGCCGCGCGTCCCCTTCATCCTGGCACAGGGCTTCTGCCCGTTCGCCCGGAAGCCGAGAGTGACCGGTTATCGACCGTACGTCAGAAAACCTCTGGGCCGGGGCGGTTCACCGCCCTAGAGTGTCGGGCACGGACCGCCCCTGCCCTCCCGTGTCGGCGCCGGCTACTCCCGCAGCCCGCCCACCGCGGTCGAGGACCGGCCCGGCCGGCACCCCGGGGGAAAAGGGCCGCCGGCCGGGCCGGGTACCGAATGCGTCAGGCGCTGCCGCCGCCCCGGGACCTCTCGCCGGTCAGATAGGCCGAGACGACCACATTCGCGTCGTACGACTGCGACTCCCGGTCGTAGGTGCCGCCGCAGGTGATCAGGCGGAGTTCCGCGCGGCCGCTCCGGCGCGGGCCGTACGCCTTGTCGGCGTTGAAGCGTTCCCGGGTGAAGACCTGGACGTCGTCGACGGTGAACTCGGCGACCGTGCCGTCCGCGCGGGTCACCTCGACCTTCGCGCCGGGGCGGGCCGCGCTCAGCCCGTAGAAGACGGCCTGTTCGGTCTCGGTGTCGACGTGGCCGACGAAGAGGGCTGGGCCCTTCGCGCCGGGCTCGGTGCCGTCGCCGTACCAGCCGACGGTCTGGGGCGTGTCGAACGGCGGCGGTTCGATGGCCCCGTCCTCGTCCAGGCCGCGGGCGACCACGGGCGCCCTGATGCCGATCGACGGGATCTCGACCCGCTCCGGCACCGCGCCCTCGATCGGGTCGTGCGGCGGGGGCAGCGGAACGCCGAGCGGCCGCCCGACCGCGGCGACGTCGCCGGTGGTGGGGGCGGAACTGGCACCTGAGCCGTCGGTGATGTCGCGGCCCCAGAGCCACAGACCCATCAGCAGGACGGCCCAGGCCACTCCGGTGAGCAGCCGTCCATGGCCCGCGGGGCGGTCCGGGGCACCCATGTCAGTCGGTGGCCGGACGGCGGCGGCGCGCGCTGCGGAACGCAACGGCGACGACCGCGACGGCGGCCAGGGCCAGACCGACCACCGCGTGCACGATGCCGGGGCCGTCCTGATGGGCTTCCTGCTCGGTGAGGGGGGCGGTGCCGCCGCCTCCCGCACTGACCGGGGCGAGCGGGGTCGCCTGGTCCCGGTCGATGACGGTGACCGTGCCGGACGCCTTGGTGTCCTTGTCGTCGGTGCAGACGATCTGGACCTTGTAGTCGCCCGGGGAGGCGTCCGAACTGATCCGGGCCTGCGCGATGAGACCCCCGTCCGCGGCGGGCGAGAAGAGCGCTTCGGAGGCGAAGACTTCGGAGGTGCCCTTGGCCTCTTTGCCCTTGCAGGCGTCCAGCCGCAGGGCCACATCGCCGCCGGGGACGGCGGAGGGCGGGGTCGCCGAGAGAGTGGTACGGGAGCCCGAGTCGGTCCCGGAGCCGGTCCCGGAATCGGATTCGGAGTCGGCCAGTGCGGCGGAAGCCGGCACCAGGGTCGCCGCGACGACCGCGGCGGCACAGAACGTGAGGGGTATCGAACGCATCGTGAACCTCCTTAAAGAAGGGTCACGCCTGCTCCCGCTTTTCGCATCCGCAGGGGCGCGGGGGGACGGCCCCGCGAGCACCCACCCGGAACCGTCCCCCTCGCCCCCTCGGGCCGGCAACCCGCAGCGCTCAGCCCAGGTCGACGAGGTCGACCAGATCGGCGATGGAATCGACGACCCTGGACGGCCGGAAGGGGTACCTGTCGATGTCGGCGACCGTGGTGAGCCCGGTGAGTACCAGGAACGTCTGCATCCCCGCCTCCAGACCGGCCAGCACATCGGTGTCCATCCGGTCACCGATCATGGCGCTCGACTCGGAGTGGGCGCCGATCGCGTTGAGCCCGGTGCGCATCATCAGCGGGTTGGGCTTGCCCGCGAAGTACGGGGCCTTGCCGGTGGCCTTGGTGATGAGGGCGGCGACGGACCCGGCGGCGGGCAGCGGGCCCTCGGCGGACGGGCCGGTCTCGTCCGGGTTGGTGCAGATGAAGCGGGCGCCGCCGTTTATCAGCCGGATCGCCTTGGTGAGCGCCTCGAAGCTGTATGTACGGGTCTCGCCGAGAACCACGTAGTCCGGTTCGTGGTCGGTGAGGACGTAGCCGATGTCGTGCAGGGCGGTGGTGAGCCCGGCCTCGCCGATGACGTACGCCGTGCCGCCGGGCCGCTGGTCGTCCAGGAACTGGGCGGTGGCCAGGGCGGAGGTCCAGATGTTCTCCACGGGCACGTCCAGGCCCATGCGCCGGAGGCGGGCGTGCAGGTCGCGCGCGGTGTAGATCGAGTTGTTCGTGAGGACGAGGAAGGGCAGCCCCGAGTCCCGCAACCGCTTGATGAAGGCATCCGCCCCGGGAATCGGTGTCCCCTCGTGGATCAGGACTCCGTCCATGTCGGTGAGCCAGGATGAGATCGGCTTGCGCTCTGCCATGTGGGACTCCTGCCGTACGCCGAGTGCGGGGACGTCGGCGGCACCGCGTTGTGCAGCGCCGACGACCCCGATTTTAGGCGGTCCGTTCAACCATCAGATACGACCGGAGCGCGCGGTATCGACCGGGCTCAGGGGCGGCGGCGCAGGCGCCTGGACCAGAGCACCATGGCCCCGCCACCGATCAGAAACCCGGCGACGGTGATGCCGGGGTGTGGAACGGCGGCCGGGCCGGTGGCGGCCAGCTGGGGGAGGTCGGGGCGTTCGGGGCGGTCGCTCGCGGCAGGGGTCCGGCCGGACGCGACCGGGCGGGCCGGGGCGTCTCGGGTGGAGGTGGAGGTGGGGGCGGGGGCGGATGTTGAGGTGGGCAGCGCTCCGTCCGGCAGAGCGTCTCGGGGGGTGTCGCGGGGGACGTCGCCGGTCCCACCGACCTCTTGGGTGTCGCCGGTCTCATCGCCGTAACTGTCGCTGTCGTCGACGACGCTGAAGGAGTAGTCGTCGGACTCGCCGACCCAGGCCCCGTCGTCGTTCCCGGTCTTGCCGCCCGCTGCCTGCTGCCGCTGGACGATCGCGGCCCTGGCAGTGATCCGGCCCGGGCCGGTGTCCGAGGTGAACGCCATCCGGACCTCGACGGTGACGGTGCGGCCCGCGGGGACGGTGAAGCCGGCGAAGGAGTCGGCGTCCTCGGCGTCCTCCGCGCTGTCGCCGCCGAAGACACCGATGTGTTCGTCCTGGTCGGTGGTCTCCCAGATGACGCGGTGTTGCACATCGGGACGGTCCTGGTCGGCGAACTCCAGCTGGATCTGGTCGGAGGTCAGCTTCCGCTCCTCGTCGGTGAGGACGAGCACCGGGTGGATGGCGCGACACGACTCGGTGGTGGTGTTGGTGAGGTCCAGGTACCAGGTTCCGTAGCCGCCGCCGGATGCGTAGGTGTCGGGGCCGCTGTGGATACGGGTGGTGATCGGGAATTCGCCCGCCTCGGGATCACCGCAGGCGGGCTGCTGGTCGGCGGTGACGGAGTCCGGCTTCGAGACCGTGGTGGCCGAGGACGCGGCGGACGCGGGGGCGGCGGACGCACCGCCGAGGACGACGGGAACCACGCTCGCCGCCGCCAGCCCGAGCGCGAGCCCGTGCCGCGTCCGCCCGGGGAGCGGGGTCGCGGCCGGCGGCGAGGCCGAGAGCGAGGGCGGACACGCGGTGGCGGTGGATACGGGGAGGGAGGCGGCGGAGGCCAGCGGGATGGACACGGGGCTGGCCGTGGGGACGCACGGAGGAGTGGACTCGGGGCCCCCGGCGGACGGGGGTGGTGTGGGGGGCATCGGGGGCACCCTTCGCTGCTTGCGAAACGGTCGGCTCGCCCCGTGCGCCGGAGTTCACCGGTTCTGAGCGGCGACGCTGCCACGCACGCGCGAGGCGACCGGCGCCGACATGCCGCACGGCCGCCCGCCCGGCGGCCGCGAACCGCTCGATCGGCCCAGTGACGCGCCCCGCCTCACACCCCGTCCACGCCCCCGACCCGTCCGAACAGCGGAGCCAGAACCAGTTGCGCGGCCCCCTCCGCGACCGGCCGTTCCCCTCCCCCGGCGGCGATGACCGGCACCGGCGCGTCGATGCCGCCTCGCCGGGCGCGCTCCTCGATCACGGCGAGGACGCCTCGTACGTACGCGTCGGGATCGGCGGCGACGGTACGGCCGCCCAGCATCACCCGGTCGATGTCGAGCAGCCCGACGAGGTTCGCGGCGCCGGTCCCCAGGACGCGTGCGGCCTCCGCGACATCGCCGCGGGCGACGGCGGCGAGGCAGAGCGCCTCGATGCAGCCGCGCCCTCCGCAACTGCACACCGGCCCGTCCAGCTGGACGGTCTGGTGCCCGAACTCACCGGCCCCCGTGCGGGCCCCGCGATGCAGCCCCCCGCCGAGGACGAGACCGGCGCCGAGCCCCGTCCCGAGGTGCAGATAGGCGAAGTCGCCCGCACCCGCCGCACGCAGGGAGAGCCCCAGGGCGGCGGCGTTGGTGTCCTTGTCGACGACGACGGGCAGCCCGGTCCGCGCGGCGAGCGCGTCCCGCAACGGATAGCCGTCCCACTGCGGAAACCCGGTGACGCGGTGCAGCACCCCGCCCCGGTGGTCCAGCGGCCCCGGCACCGCCACGCCGACCCCGAGCACCGGCAGATCCACAGGCCGCGCGCCCCCGTCCCGTCCGGCCGAAACCGCACTCGTCGCCGCGCACCCGTCCCGTACCTCCGCGACCGCATACGCCGCGACCGCGACCACCTCGTCCGCCGGGGCGCCGAAGTCCAGCGGGGCGGTGCGTCCGGCGGCGACCGTGCCGGCCAGGTCGACGAGCACCACCGTCAGCTCGTCGCGGTCCAGGTGCAGCCCGATCGCGTACCCGGCGTCCGGCACCAGCCGCAGCACGGTGCGCGGCTTGCCGCCGGTGGAGGCGCGGTGGCCCGCCTCGGTCGCCAGGCCCTCGGCGCGCAGCCGGGCGGTGATCTTGCTGACGGCCTGCGGCGTGAGCCCCGTGCGCTCGGCGAGTTCGAGCCTGCTGATGCCGCGCTCGCCCGCCGTCCGCAGCAGTTCCAGCACCAGCGCCGCGTTGTGGCTGCGCAGTGTCGGCAGATTCGCGCCGCTATTGCTCCTGTTCACAGCCCCATTGTCCCTGTCGCTTGCACTTTGGCAACAGCGTTGCTTAAGTGTCGGACATGACTGGCAACGCGACTCACGAGACGCCCGGGCTGTCCGAGACCTCCCAGACCCCCCTGCGCGTCGGACTCGTCGGCTACGGCCTGGCGGGTTCCGTCTTCCACGCCCCCCTGATCGCCGCGACCGAGGGCCTCGTCCTCGACACGATCGTCACGTCGAACGAGGAACGACGGGCGCAGGCGCGCGCCGAGTTCCCGGACGTACGGTTCGCCGCGTCGCCGGAGGAGCTGTGGGAGCGTGCGGACGGCCCCGACGCGCTCGGTCTGATCGTGATCGCCTCGCCGAACCGGACCCACGTCCCGATCGCGACCGCCGCGCTCAAGGCCGGTCTGCCGGTCGTCGTGGACAAGCCGATCGCCGGTACGGCCGCCGAGGCGCGGGAGCTCGCGGCCCTCGCCGAGGAGCGCGGGCTGCTGCTCTCGGTCTTCCAGAACCGCCGCTGGGACAACGACTTCCTCACCCTCGCCCGCCTGATCGCGAACGGTGAGCTGGGCGACGTACAGCGCTTCGAGTCCCGTTTCGAGCGGTGGCGTCCGCAGCCGAAGGGCGGCTGGCGCGAGTCGGGCGACCCGCAGGAGATCGGCGGGCTGCTGTACGACCTGGGCAGCCATGTCGTCGACCAGGCGCTCGTCCTGTTCGGACCGGCCGTGCAGGTGTACGCGGAGTCCGATGTACGCCGCCCCGGCGCCGCCGCCGACGACGACACGTTCCTCGCGATCACCCATGCGAACGGGGTCCGCTCACATCTGTACGTCAGCGCCACCACGGCCCAGCTCGGCCCGCGCTTCCGGGTGCTGGGCTCGGCCGCCGGCTATGTGAAGTACGGCCTGGACCCGCAGGAGGCCGACCTGCGCGAGGGCGCGCGTCCGACGGCGGACGGGCCGTGGGGCGAGGAGCCCGAGGAGCTGTGGGGCCGGATCGGCTCGGGCGAGTCCCCGCTGACGGGCGGCGGCACCCCGGTCCGTACATCGCCGGGCGACTACCCCGCGTACTACGCGGCGGTCACCGACGCACTGCGCGGAAAGGGTGACAATCCAGTGACCGCCCTCCAGGCCGCCGCGGCGCTGGACGTACTGGAGGCCGCGCGCCGCTCGGCCCGCGAGGGCGTCACCGTATCCCTGCCCACCTCCGCCGATTCCGAGGAGCAGCCCGTATGAACCCCACCGCTCCGACCATCTCCGAGCTCATCGCCCAGGAACGCCGGCTGACGCTGCCGCATTTCAGCTACGACGACGCGTACGCGCTCGGCGGCCTGCTCGTCGCGATGGCCCGGGAGAGGCACGCCCCGATCGCGATCGACATCCGCCGCGGCGCACAGCAGCTGTTCCACGCCGCGCTGCCGGGTTCGAGCGCGGACAACGACGCCTGGATCGACCGCAAGCGCAAGGTCGTCGAACGGTACGGCGAGAGTTCGTACCTGGTCGGATCCCGGTTCCGGGCGAAGGGGACGACCTTCGACGACGCCTCGCGCCTGGACCCGAACACGTATGCCGCGCACGGCGGTTCGTTCCCGATCGCGGTCGAGGGCGCGGGCGTCATCGGCTCGGTGACGGTCTCGGGCCTGCCCCAGGCGGAGGACCACGCCCTGGTGGTAGAGGCCCTGGAACAGTTCGCGACGACAATCGGCGCATGACGAGAGGAGGGGGTGGGGCGCACTGACACGGCCCCCACCCCTCCGACGTTTACGCCGAGCCCTCACCGATCGATCCGGCCGATATCAACCAATCCATCCCACGCCGATCAAAATCAAGCCGCCGCCGGCGGATCCAGCCCACGTCGGCCGAATCGAGCCGACACCGGCCGATCCATCCCGCATCGGCCAAAATCAAGCCCGTCCGGCGATTGAGGACATCTTTCAGCCCGTCCGGCGCTTGAGGGCAAAACGGCGCCCCGGAACGCCCGGGCACCCCACCCGCTACGCCCCCTTCAGCTCCTGCCGCTGCCGCCCCAGCCCCACAACCTCCAGCTCCACGACATCGCCCGCCCTCAGATACGGCTTGGGCTCGGGCTGTCCCAGAGCAACTCCCGCCGGCGTCCCGGTGTTGATCACATCGCCCGGGTAAAGCGTCATGAAGTGGCTGAGGTAGCGGACCACCTCACCCACCGGGAAGATCTGGTCGGCCGTCGTGCCGTCCTGCTTCAGCTCGCCGTTGACCCAGAGCTTCAGCGGCAGCGTCTGCGGGTCGGCGATCTCGTCCGCCGTCACGAGCCACGGCCCCAGCGGGTTGAACGTCTCGCAGTTCTTGCCCTTGTCCCACGTGCCGCCGCGCTCGATCTGGAACTCGCGCTCGGAGACGTCGTGCGCCGTCGCGTATCCGGCGACATGCGCGAGCCCCTCCTCGGCGGACTCCAGGTAGCGCGCGGTGCGCCCGATGACGACCGCGAGCTCGACCTCCCAGTCGGTCTTCACGCTGCCGCGCGGCACCAGCACCGTGTCGTCGGGCCCGACGACGGTGTCCGGCGCCTTGAAGAACAGGATCGGCTCGGTGGGAATCGCCGCGCCGGTCTCGGCGGCATGGTCGTGGTAGTTCAGCCCGATGCACACGATCTTGCCGATCCGGGCGAGCGGCGGCCCGACCCGCAGCCCCTCGGCGTCGAGCGCGGGCAGCCCGCCGGGCGCGGCCGCGGCGGCCCGTACCCGGGCGAGCGCGGACTCGTCGGCGAGCAGTGCGCTGTCGATGTCGGTGACGACTCCCGACAGGTCACGCAGGGTTCCGTCCTCGTCCAGCAGCGCCGGTCGTTCCGCACCTGCCGTACCCACTCGAAGCAGCTTCAACGGTCTTTCTCCCCTTCGTCGAGATCGGGCCCGTCGGATGGGTGGCGGCCATCGCAGGCTTGTCCGATCGTCCAAGACATCCGATCACTCCGCAAGACCCTGTTCACACACTGGACCGGCGTACTCGCCGCGCCGATCACGCCACGGTGGCCATGGCGGCACCCGCGACCGGCATGTCGCGGTAGAGGACGGCGCGCTCGATCGCGGTCCAGGTGGTGCTCGTGACGACGTACAGCGCGGCGGCGAGCGGTACGACGGACACGGTGAAGAGCGTGGCGAAGGACAGCAGCGGCATCAGCTTCGTCATCGCGCCCATGCCCGGGACGGGCTGTCCGTCGGGGCCGGTGGCCGGGGTGACGGGGTTGGCGGCCATCTGCCGCTTCGTACGCCGGTAGTTGAAGGTGGCCACGGCGGCGACGATCGCGAACAGACCGAGGTAGACCATGCTCTGCGCCCCGAACAGCCCGCCGTGCGCCAGCGCGTTGTGCCAGCGCTCACCGAGCGGGGCGTCGAAGAGCTGGTGGCCGAGCAGCGCGTTGGGGTCGCCGCCGATCTTCTGGCTGGA
This sequence is a window from Streptomyces sp. NBC_01217. Protein-coding genes within it:
- a CDS encoding ROK family transcriptional regulator; the protein is MNRSNSGANLPTLRSHNAALVLELLRTAGERGISRLELAERTGLTPQAVSKITARLRAEGLATEAGHRASTGGKPRTVLRLVPDAGYAIGLHLDRDELTVVLVDLAGTVAAGRTAPLDFGAPADEVVAVAAYAVAEVRDGCAATSAVSAGRDGGARPVDLPVLGVGVAVPGPLDHRGGVLHRVTGFPQWDGYPLRDALAARTGLPVVVDKDTNAAALGLSLRAAGAGDFAYLHLGTGLGAGLVLGGGLHRGARTGAGEFGHQTVQLDGPVCSCGGRGCIEALCLAAVARGDVAEAARVLGTGAANLVGLLDIDRVMLGGRTVAADPDAYVRGVLAVIEERARRGGIDAPVPVIAAGGGERPVAEGAAQLVLAPLFGRVGGVDGV
- a CDS encoding class F sortase, with protein sequence MGAPDRPAGHGRLLTGVAWAVLLMGLWLWGRDITDGSGASSAPTTGDVAAVGRPLGVPLPPPHDPIEGAVPERVEIPSIGIRAPVVARGLDEDGAIEPPPFDTPQTVGWYGDGTEPGAKGPALFVGHVDTETEQAVFYGLSAARPGAKVEVTRADGTVAEFTVDDVQVFTRERFNADKAYGPRRSGRAELRLITCGGTYDRESQSYDANVVVSAYLTGERSRGGGSA
- a CDS encoding Gfo/Idh/MocA family oxidoreductase; the encoded protein is MTGNATHETPGLSETSQTPLRVGLVGYGLAGSVFHAPLIAATEGLVLDTIVTSNEERRAQARAEFPDVRFAASPEELWERADGPDALGLIVIASPNRTHVPIATAALKAGLPVVVDKPIAGTAAEARELAALAEERGLLLSVFQNRRWDNDFLTLARLIANGELGDVQRFESRFERWRPQPKGGWRESGDPQEIGGLLYDLGSHVVDQALVLFGPAVQVYAESDVRRPGAAADDDTFLAITHANGVRSHLYVSATTAQLGPRFRVLGSAAGYVKYGLDPQEADLREGARPTADGPWGEEPEELWGRIGSGESPLTGGGTPVRTSPGDYPAYYAAVTDALRGKGDNPVTALQAAAALDVLEAARRSAREGVTVSLPTSADSEEQPV
- a CDS encoding fumarylacetoacetate hydrolase family protein, which produces MKLLRVGTAGAERPALLDEDGTLRDLSGVVTDIDSALLADESALARVRAAAAAPGGLPALDAEGLRVGPPLARIGKIVCIGLNYHDHAAETGAAIPTEPILFFKAPDTVVGPDDTVLVPRGSVKTDWEVELAVVIGRTARYLESAEEGLAHVAGYATAHDVSEREFQIERGGTWDKGKNCETFNPLGPWLVTADEIADPQTLPLKLWVNGELKQDGTTADQIFPVGEVVRYLSHFMTLYPGDVINTGTPAGVALGQPEPKPYLRAGDVVELEVVGLGRQRQELKGA
- a CDS encoding heme-degrading domain-containing protein, translated to MNPTAPTISELIAQERRLTLPHFSYDDAYALGGLLVAMARERHAPIAIDIRRGAQQLFHAALPGSSADNDAWIDRKRKVVERYGESSYLVGSRFRAKGTTFDDASRLDPNTYAAHGGSFPIAVEGAGVIGSVTVSGLPQAEDHALVVEALEQFATTIGA
- a CDS encoding glycoside hydrolase family 6 protein, with the translated sequence MHGRHNGRSGAVAMAGAVLLLAGCTSSSGRAEAGDPYWVNPDGNAARQVAAYTEDGDGESAGLIEKIARQPVGEWIGPDHPEAEVKGVTEAAEKTGREALLVLYNIPHRDCGQFSRGGAADGRAYRAWLEGVARGIGDRRATVVLEPDALLHMVDGCTPQEFHEERYDLLKGAVERLKRQPDTRVYMDAGNAGWRTPDALHQPLRRAGIEAADGFAVNVSNFQTTAVSTDFGKRLSARVGDKPFVIDTSRNGNGPYSGGAPEESWCNPPGRALGEPPTTDTGDALVDAYLWIKRPGESDGDCRGGPKAGAWWPQYALGLARATK
- a CDS encoding YidC/Oxa1 family membrane protein insertase — protein: MSVFMSAFAALVGALADVLHPLFQTASTAAAIVLFTALVRLAVHPLSRAAARGQKARTRLQPQIAELRKKHGKNPERMQKALMELHKEEKVSPLSGCLPSLLQMPAFFLLYHLFSSQKIGGDPNALLGHQLFDAPLGERWHNALAHGGLFGAQSMVYLGLFAIVAAVATFNYRRTKRQMAANPVTPATGPDGQPVPGMGAMTKLMPLLSFATLFTVSVVPLAAALYVVTSTTWTAIERAVLYRDMPVAGAAMATVA
- a CDS encoding HAD-IIA family hydrolase, giving the protein MAERKPISSWLTDMDGVLIHEGTPIPGADAFIKRLRDSGLPFLVLTNNSIYTARDLHARLRRMGLDVPVENIWTSALATAQFLDDQRPGGTAYVIGEAGLTTALHDIGYVLTDHEPDYVVLGETRTYSFEALTKAIRLINGGARFICTNPDETGPSAEGPLPAAGSVAALITKATGKAPYFAGKPNPLMMRTGLNAIGAHSESSAMIGDRMDTDVLAGLEAGMQTFLVLTGLTTVADIDRYPFRPSRVVDSIADLVDLVDLG